From Penaeus chinensis breed Huanghai No. 1 chromosome 43, ASM1920278v2, whole genome shotgun sequence, a single genomic window includes:
- the LOC125048277 gene encoding titin homolog, with the protein MENSEMLPGSVEGGGPSAISVMVTTITTPTTLSTRETLNNMDSVRRRSSPIKLVGLGGLERQNYCCGHWFPSSKSYHRHLAEKAASDLTHEMKLIEIGMIRCTSCSMWVHMDSMSGHLRKVHSIVKVAKNTTKVLPASTAKDIMGISGETLKSGTNFVIKVSGQAGARNTNGDVSAVANSSGLKLVTTSSGSLYQKVQLQQAVNSGSSKLLLPKTGVSNSIPLVSLGPRIVMKSAVKAVAASNSVQMSSGSKIIPLQSSGQVIPAARTMAGMTTVQIAGGTMLASSSGTSQTSSVPTSFVQSKKSANLNGQNFGRLIKKCATLKPKNQPVVDVQPADNNSLETYSKTKDRGKASISGDLNVKPAQSKKSRKQVLQPSIEPEASLLSVSPSVLKLKKKGRKLSGDVEVFAEDKVSSPKPSVNHKGYRRKLKDNPIENNTPKSSKQNTKGMRGGMKKKRGPGRPRKERVIETPDLSEIDSLFNEVDKEDAENEPYLMTKEEENIPTVELDLFTLPSLNEQVSVLLTEPQNPNFKVYASMDAIFVGDSALGDVTNQIGYVTDANNVVYVNPSHFLFPNVEDLENFVPSPIVTMKGNKIGVNPSKVCKLNTSKPVAPTMLRENKFVTSSHPREASSSELNVEKVSVDERESQVPSAKLKGPERVPISPGSELDQTGLLSMKPLRATKADPVRSEQTNPDTVALGTTSDSSVREILCPSASDTLNSVSLDNSSSRNSQTETAGKKVEKREVSVVSKVAQSKGEDLFFSCKNTIEMPVNICEGDGEGDQSQDEFATSEDSLSCDLSEKSEEKPAYTSETAKLLLYSLETITGASSENKDTRDQIITDSKDWTDEGVSTERDTVPEASELDVNLESKDAERESVPSVEKSETCSELEAIEEEIGVNDKSESTLSFADKEPTEARDSDRKVSTVIPRRRSRTRSADITLGPVKASPQNSGLQNFENVNKKPQLRTRTRQKSDSAVLSETHEKIQDFSTLKELCRSDIDVQKRLEHAGETEKTVLDTVKEKESLLCSNTNVLAQNHNDTPVPETLAQSGDLQDYPMAPKDSSTETVSNLVSEESTVFMPAEEEEPIIDQSAKPVSVDPVRKKVGRPRKKRRGKLLESSDVKVLKDTVEAEPSVVPVSKEEVKQSVSENVPESRPVRERRPSSKLIESLSFESTKKNKSPRAALDHQSWTNLDSDEFIDKQQEQDTCQEERISRISCVPTQLLLDDKDNEVLDKDYVSPVRGADLSPSREWHGRGAKLKAQVLIQDQQAGVTDSQILPSSLETSPNPKGSPGSAGPDTAPRPPQPEECLSSHSSPPKTHISKSPISPRSLKSPRSPSHDDREWQARRAKLKAQVMISDQQSGLSDFIVDSAEEDPVAPESASPPVKKLKLDVSPGATRDIRSFFSVCKSPESADAEQPVSPLYVSPSIQSPPAPRSHKKRINRYSNMKTDIRSFFSVDNAGKRKLKSPPHHSPKSLRISDSMHSKSTKSSPRKQDVQAVQKLHQTFEKLEKEAFDIAAPALPSNLQNFEGFERCSRQSGLRAKSLLRLVSLLDMKRWYHLGKFPLPVDHLCDWNEEVLNSNIFD; encoded by the exons ATGGAGAACTCAGAG ATGCTCCCAGGGAGTGTGGAAGGAGGTGGACCATCAGCCATAAGCGTGATGGTCACAACCATAACCACCCCAACGACCTTGTCAACCAGGGAAACCCTCAACAACATGGACTCCGTGAGGCGCCGGAGCTCTCCCATAAAGCTGGTGGGATTGGGTGGGCTGGAGCGGCAGAACTACTGCTGCGGGCACTGGTTCCCCTCCTCCAAGAGCTACCACCGCCACTTGGCCGAGAAAGCTGCCTCTGACCTGACGCACGAGATGAAGCTGATCGAGATTGGCATGATCCGGTGCACCAGCTGCTCTATGTGGGTTCACATGGACAGCATGAGCGGCCACTTGAGGAAGGTTCATAGCATTGTGAAGGTGGCCAAGAACACCACCAAAGTGCTGCCCGCAAGCACCGCCAAGGACATAATGGGGATAAGTGGGGAGACCCTCAAGAGCGGGACAAATTTCGTGATCAAAGTCAGCGGGCAGGCTGGGGCTCGCAACACAAATGGGGATGTCAGTGCAGTCGCAAACTCTAGTGGCTTGAAATTAGTGACGACCAGTAGTGGCAGCCTGTACCAGAAAGTGCAACTCCAGCAGGCGGTAAATTCTGGTTCAAGTAAACTTTTGCTTCCAAAGACTGGGGTCTCTAATAGCATACCACTTGTTAGCCTCGGACCACGAATAGTTATGAAGTCAGCCGTCAAAGCAGTTGCGGCAAGCAACTCTGTTCAGATGAGTAGTGGTAGTAAGATCATTCCATTACAAAGTAGTGGTCAGGTGATTCCAGCAGCGAGAACTATGGCGGGCATGACTACAGTGCAGATAGCGGGGGGGACTATGTTAGCTTCTAGTAGTGGCACCAGCCAGACCTCTTCTGTGCCTACATCATTTGTACAAAGTAAAAAGTCAGCCAATCTTAATGGACAGAATTTTGGTAGATTAATCAAGAAATGTGCAACTTTGAAACCAAAAAATCAGCCTGTGGTGGATGTCCAGCCCGCAGACAATAACAGCCTGGAAACGTATTCAAAGACTAAAGACAGAGGAAAGGCTTCGATAAGTGGTGATCTGAATGTGAAACCTGCTCAGTCCAAGAAAAGCCGGAAGCAGGTGTTACAGCCCAGTATAGAACCCGAAGCCAGTTTACTCTCTGTCTCCCCGTCAGTGTTGAAgctgaaaaagaaagggagaaagctgTCAGGTGATGTGGAAGTGTTTGCGGAGGATAAAGTCAGTAGTCCCAAGCCTTCAGTAAACCACAAGGGCTACAGAAGAAAACTGAAAGATAATCCTATTGAAAACAATACCCCCAAATCTTCTAAGCAAAATACCAAAGGAATGAGAGGTGgcatgaagaaaaagaggggccCAGGACGACCTCGCAAAGAGCGGGTGATCGAGACGCCAGATCTTTCCGAGATTGATTCCCTGTTTAATGAAGTGGATAAAGAGGATGCCGAAAATGAACCTTATTTAATgaccaaagaggaagaaaatattcCCACAGTGGAGTTGGACCTTTTCACTTTACCTTCGCTGAATGAACAGGTCTCGGTTCTCCTCACAGAACCTCAGAATCCTAACTTTAAGGTGTATGCTAGTATGGATGCTATTTTTGTTGGGGACTCTGCACTGGGGGATGTTACGAACCAAATTGGCTATGTGACTGATGCCAATAATGTTGTTTATGTTAACCCTAGCCACTTTTTGTTCCCAAACGTTGAAGATCTGGAGAACTTTGTACCAAGTCCGATTGTCACCATGAAGGGTAACAAGATTGGGGTGAATCCGAGCAAAGTGTGCAAATTGAATACCAGTAAACCAGTGGCACCAACCATGCTGAGAGAAAACAAATTTGTCACATCAAGTCACCCAAGAGAGGCCTCTAGTTCAGAACTAAATGTTGAAAAGGTTAGTGTAGACGAAAGAGAATCTCAAGTCCCAAGTGCTAAGTTGAAAGGGCCCGAAAGAGTTCCAATAAGTCCTGGTTCAGAACTTGACCAGACTGGCCTTTTAAGCATGAAGCCTCTCAGAGCGACCAAAGCAGATCCTGTTCGCAGTGAACAAACAAATCCAGATACAGTAGCCTTAGGTACGACCAGTGACAGTAGTGTTCGTGAAATTTTGTGTCCTAGCGCGAGTGATACATTGAATTCCGTAAGTCTAGACAATAGTAGTTCAAGAAACTCACAAACAGAAACTGCAGGGAAAAaggtggagaaaagagaggtTTCTGTTGTCTCAAAAGTTGCTCAATCCAAGGGTGAAGATCTGTTCTTTTCCTGTAAGAATACCATTGAAATGCCAGTCAATATCTgtgagggtgatggggaaggggatcaGTCTCAAGATGAGTTTGCAACGAGTGAAGACTCGTTATCTTGTGATTTGTCAGAGAAATCGGAGGAAAAACCTGCTTACACTTCAGAAACTgcaaaattattgttatattcactcGAAACCATAACAGGTGCTTCCTCAGAAAATAAGGACACAAGGGACCAAATTATAACTGATAGTAAAGATTGGACAGATGAAGGAGtaagcacagagagagacactGTACCTGAAGCAAGTGAATTAGATGTTAATTTAGAAAGCAAAGATGCCGAGAGAGAAAGTGTGCCGTCGGTCGAAAAGTCAGAAACGTGTTCAGAGTTAGAAGCCATTGAGGAAGAAATTGGTGTCAATGACAAATCAGAAAGTACTTTAAGTTTTGCTGATAAGGAACCCACAGAGGCAAGAGACAGTGATAGGAAAGTCAGTACAGTAATTCCAAGGAGAAGATCGAGAACGAGATCAGCGGACATCACATTAGGGCCTGTGAAAGCCAGTCCTCAAAACTCAGGCCTTCAGAATTTCGAAAACGTGAACAAAAAGCCACAGCTTAGAACAAGGACACGACAAAAGAGTGATAGCGCTGTCTTAAGTGAGACCCATGAGAAAATCCAGGACTTCAGCACATTGAAGGAGCTGTGCAGAAGTGACATAGATGTGCAGAAAAGATTGGAACATGCAGGGGAAACTGAGAAAACCGTACTTGATACtgtcaaagagaaggagagtttgCTTTGTTCCAATACAAATGTATTAGCACAAAATCATAACGATACCCCTGTTCCTGAAACTCTGGCCCAGAGTGGAGATTTACAAGACTATCCCATGGCACCCAAAGATAGTAGTACAGAAACGGTTTCCAACCTAGTTAGTGAGGAAAGTACTGTGTTTATGCCTGCTGAAGAGGAAGAGCCAATCATAGACCAAAGTGCAAAACCAGTTTCTGTAGATCCAGTTCGTAAGAAGGTTGGTCGgccgagaaagaagagaagaggtaaatTATTAGAATCTTCAGATGTCAAGGTATTAAAGGACACCGTAGAAGCAGAGCCATCTGTAGTGCCTGTAAGTAAAGAAGAGGTCAAACAGAGTGTCTCTGAAAATGTACCAGAGAGTAGGCCAGTGAGAGAGAGGCGACCCAGTTCTAAGTTGATTGAAAGTTTGTCTTTTGAGagtacaaagaaaaacaaatctcccAGAGCTGCCTTGGACCATCAGTCATGGACAAATCTGGATTCAGATGAATTCATCGATAAGCAGCAGGAGCAAGACACTTGCCAGGAAGAGCGGATTTCCAGAATATCGTGTGTTCCGACTCAACTGCTGCTGGATGACAAGGACAATGAGGTATTAGACAAAGATTATGTATCCCCAGTAAGGGGCGCTGACCTCTCGCCATCAAGGGAGTGGCACGGCAGAGGAGCCAAGCTAAAGGCTCAGGTCCTCATACAAGACCAGCAAGCGGGCGTAACCGATTCTCAGATCCTCCCCTCTAGTCTCGAGACTTCACCCAATCCCAAAGGTTCCCCTGGCTCTGCTGGTCCAGACACAGCACCCAGGCCCCCACAGCCAGAAGAGTGTCTTTCCTCGCACAGTTCTCCACCAAAGACTCACATTTCCAAATCTCCTATTAGTCCTAGATCTCTCAAGTCACCCAGGTCCCCCTCGCATGATGACCGGGAGTGGCAGGCGAGAAGAGCAAAACTCAAGGCTCAGGTTATGATAAGTGACCAACAGAGTGGACTTTCAGATTTCATTGTAGATTCAGCAGAAGAAGATCCTGTTGCCCCTGAAAGTGCTTCTCCACCTGTAAAGAAACTGAAGCTAGATGTTTCACCGGGTGCAACACGAGACATCAGGAGTTTCTTCTCTGTGTGCAAGTCTCCCGAGTCTGCAGATGCAGAACAGCCTGTTTCGCCCTTGTATGTGTCCCCATCCATCCAAAGCCCACCAGCACCAAGGAGTcacaagaaaagaataaatagatattcaaataTGAAGACTGACATTCGATCCTTTTTCTCGGTTGACAATGCTGGTAAGAGAAAGTTAAAGTCTCCCCCACATCATTCTCCTAAATCATTAAGAATAAGTGACAGCATGCACAGTAAATCAACGAAGAGCTCGCCGAGAAAACAGGATGTGCAAGCAGTACAAAAGCTCCACCAGACTTTCGAAAAATTAGAAAAGGAAGCTTTTGATATTGCAGCTCCAGCTCTTCCAAGTAACCTCCAGAACTTTGAAGGATTTGAGAGGTGTTCTAGGCAGTCGGGTCTGAGAGCAAAATCTCTCCTTAGACTCGTGTCGTTGCTGGACATGAAGAGATGGTACCACTTAGGAAAGTTCCCCTTACCTGTTGATCACCTGTGCGATTGGAATGAAGAAGTCTTAAATTCCAATATCTTTGACTGA